The following proteins are co-located in the Candidatus Nitrotoga sp. AM1P genome:
- the radC gene encoding RadC family protein — MGINNWPEGERPREKLIQRGAASLSDAELLAIFLRTGVVGKSAVDLARDLLTQFGTLTRLFAASEEEFCTIYGMGQAKYAQLQAVLEMSRRALQEVMCMGDALNSPGAVRDYLRLLLSGREQEVFLVVFLTAQNRVIASEEMFHGTLTQTSVYPREVVKRALHHNAAGVILAHNHPSGVAEPSQSDRLLTDTLKQALALVDVRVLDHFIVAGTGCLSFAERGMM, encoded by the coding sequence ATGGGAATTAATAATTGGCCTGAGGGTGAACGGCCGCGGGAAAAGTTAATCCAGCGCGGTGCAGCCTCACTCTCTGATGCCGAGCTGCTGGCAATATTTCTGCGCACCGGTGTAGTGGGTAAAAGTGCGGTGGATTTGGCACGTGATTTGCTTACTCAGTTTGGCACACTTACCCGTTTATTCGCCGCTAGCGAAGAAGAGTTTTGCACCATATACGGTATGGGGCAGGCCAAATATGCTCAGTTGCAGGCTGTGCTGGAAATGTCGCGGCGTGCCTTGCAAGAGGTAATGTGCATGGGTGATGCGCTGAACTCACCGGGCGCGGTACGTGATTATCTGCGATTGCTTTTAAGTGGCCGTGAGCAGGAAGTGTTCCTGGTTGTCTTCCTCACCGCACAAAACCGTGTGATTGCATCAGAGGAAATGTTCCACGGCACGCTCACCCAAACCAGCGTGTATCCGCGCGAAGTGGTTAAACGTGCATTACATCACAACGCGGCTGGAGTCATCTTAGCGCATAATCACCCTTCAGGCGTGGCGGAACCCAGTCAGTCAGACCGCTTGCTCACAGACACGCTTAAACAGGCGCTCGCGTTGGTGGATGTGCGCGTGCTGGATCACTTTATCGTAGCAGGAACCGGGTGCTTGTCATTTGCAGAGCGAGGAATGATGTAG
- a CDS encoding formylglycine-generating enzyme family protein, with protein sequence MKSTYFLFLLVLATLSANVYAAGSTLSVVCKGDDVGAEVSVNGKFKGECPLDIKVPMGVLKLKVQKKVDALSDRIFEQEIRVGDGVVKRVEVLLGAPKLNAEGKRVKSDQLKTAKAEEKSVEDKLKACTACPEMVPIPGADFEIGKYAVTFDEWDACLEEGGCNGYKPLDEEWGRGKQPVVNVNWNDVQSYIEWLSHKTGKSYRLPSEHEWEIAARAGTTTEYYWGNDLGFQNANCHGCGNKFEKKKSVPMPVGSFKPNPYGLYDMLGNVWQWTDGCREGDCAKLVLRGGSFEYGPEYLNVSYREGIEATERINNLGFRVARTLP encoded by the coding sequence ATGAAATCAACTTATTTTTTGTTCTTGTTAGTTTTGGCTACATTATCCGCTAATGTTTATGCGGCTGGCTCCACACTGAGTGTTGTCTGTAAAGGTGATGACGTGGGTGCCGAAGTTTCGGTTAATGGAAAATTTAAGGGCGAATGTCCACTGGATATAAAGGTGCCTATGGGCGTGCTGAAGTTGAAGGTGCAAAAGAAAGTCGATGCCTTGAGTGATCGCATATTTGAGCAAGAAATTCGTGTAGGCGATGGCGTAGTAAAAAGGGTCGAAGTTTTATTGGGTGCACCGAAACTCAACGCTGAAGGCAAACGGGTCAAATCTGATCAATTGAAAACTGCTAAGGCTGAGGAGAAAAGTGTAGAAGACAAGCTTAAGGCATGCACAGCCTGCCCTGAAATGGTGCCGATTCCAGGCGCAGATTTTGAGATTGGGAAATATGCTGTCACATTTGATGAATGGGATGCGTGCCTGGAAGAAGGTGGCTGTAATGGTTATAAACCATTAGATGAAGAATGGGGGCGTGGCAAGCAGCCTGTTGTTAATGTGAACTGGAATGATGTTCAAAGCTATATTGAATGGTTATCGCATAAGACTGGTAAAAGCTACCGCCTACCGAGCGAACATGAATGGGAAATTGCCGCGCGCGCTGGTACGACCACTGAGTATTACTGGGGAAATGATCTCGGATTTCAGAATGCCAATTGCCATGGTTGTGGTAACAAGTTTGAGAAAAAAAAATCCGTTCCGATGCCAGTGGGAAGTTTCAAGCCTAATCCCTATGGCCTGTATGACATGTTGGGTAACGTCTGGCAATGGACGGACGGTTGTCGGGAAGGCGATTGTGCAAAGCTGGTTCTTCGAGGCGGATCTTTTGAATATGGTCCAGAGTATCTAAATGTAAGTTACCGCGAAGGAATCGAAGCGACGGAACGCATTAACAACCTTGGGTTTCGCGTTGCCAGAACACTGCCGTAA
- a CDS encoding formylglycine-generating enzyme family protein gives MKSIYILFLLMMSLATSINVYAAGSVLSVNCQGEDVGAEVLVNGKFKGECPLDIKVPVGKLKLKVQKKVDAFSDRIFEQEIRMGDDVVKKVDVILGAAQLNAKGKRQKPKMSALEGKAKTLQEEKKICVECPEMMPIPGTNFAMAKYTVTFQDWDACVVDGGCNGYRPSDKEWGRDTRPVINVSWNDAQAYIQWLSNKTGKPYRLPTEQEWEIAARAGTTTEYYWGIFPFGDSSSSANANCNACGSKWDNRTTAPVGSFKPNGFGLYDMSGNVWQWTDSCWEGDCKKRVLRGGSWNDTTTNIRIATRFKDDVTERYHISGFRLAITLR, from the coding sequence ATGAAATCAATTTATATTTTGTTCCTGCTAATGATGTCTCTCGCGACATCCATTAACGTATATGCGGCCGGGTCCGTATTGAGTGTTAATTGTCAAGGTGAGGATGTGGGGGCAGAAGTGTTGGTCAACGGCAAATTTAAAGGCGAATGCCCGTTAGACATAAAGGTACCTGTTGGCAAATTGAAACTGAAGGTGCAAAAGAAAGTCGATGCCTTTAGTGATCGAATATTTGAACAAGAAATTCGTATGGGTGATGATGTAGTAAAAAAGGTTGATGTGATCTTGGGTGCGGCGCAGCTTAATGCCAAAGGCAAACGGCAAAAACCTAAGATGTCAGCTTTGGAAGGTAAGGCAAAAACATTACAGGAAGAAAAAAAGATATGTGTTGAATGTCCCGAGATGATGCCGATTCCAGGCACCAATTTCGCCATGGCAAAATACACGGTCACGTTCCAAGACTGGGATGCCTGCGTGGTTGACGGTGGCTGTAACGGTTATCGCCCCTCGGATAAGGAATGGGGGCGTGACACACGTCCTGTGATTAATGTAAGCTGGAATGATGCTCAGGCTTATATTCAATGGCTATCGAACAAGACCGGTAAACCTTACCGTCTGCCGACTGAACAGGAATGGGAAATCGCCGCGCGAGCGGGCACTACTACCGAATATTATTGGGGTATTTTCCCTTTTGGAGATTCGTCCTCTAGCGCTAATGCTAACTGTAATGCTTGTGGAAGCAAGTGGGACAACAGGACAACTGCGCCAGTTGGTAGTTTCAAGCCCAACGGTTTTGGCTTATACGATATGTCTGGTAATGTTTGGCAATGGACGGACAGTTGCTGGGAGGGGGACTGTAAGAAGCGAGTGCTTCGTGGTGGCTCTTGGAATGACACCACGACAAACATTCGCATAGCTACCCGTTTCAAGGATGATGTGACTGAACGTTACCATATCAGCGGATTTAGACTTGCTATAACGCTGAGATAA
- a CDS encoding DUF3696 domain-containing protein — translation MSAPTAISQTGLTKIYIENFKGISSEVQIDLKPITLLFGANSVGKSTIMQALQYAREVLERNNANPDRTLQGGNFVDLGGFRNLVHLRDTTRHIAIQIELSLGGKGLPDLVPEAFDDWQTDDSKVWAFYNLLHETRNRVESVSVKLVIAWSHLRDKAVVIGYQVGANGEWLAEINATDDGRDVSISINEINPIFMRQFMQEDLSNNLEYFLRLDANSIASSDSIAPKIETHYTIWPHIIETVTDAGMEKTGEGLREWLSGFDSALPRLGELLHIPAPDVIGAENVYIAREFTAFISSLIVGPGLLVRDELRKMRYVGPIRHVPARDFDASLTKDEAGWADGLAGWEALLTGQQSLIDDVSRWMADEDKLNTGYAIERRWVREVRSEWLDLVGSEELTPQRKWMLNKAIEALLTKPRIGLIDTKSGLEMQSRDVGIGISQVLPVVVAALEPSASLVTIEQPELHIHPSVQVGLGDLLIYSVLRHEMSFLIETHSEHLILRLLRRIRETSEGNLPPGFPSVTPEMIGVYYVGRGENGVQIKSLPIDEAGEFTESWPKGFFDERAGELF, via the coding sequence ATGAGTGCACCGACCGCTATCAGTCAGACGGGCCTGACCAAAATTTATATTGAGAATTTTAAAGGCATCAGTTCAGAAGTTCAGATTGACCTAAAGCCGATTACTCTGCTTTTCGGTGCAAACAGCGTTGGTAAAAGCACCATCATGCAAGCGTTGCAGTATGCGCGTGAAGTACTGGAGCGCAACAATGCCAACCCAGACCGCACTCTGCAGGGTGGAAATTTTGTTGATCTGGGAGGGTTTCGCAATCTCGTTCATCTGCGTGATACAACCCGCCATATTGCTATTCAGATCGAGCTGTCTTTAGGCGGCAAAGGGCTGCCCGACTTGGTGCCGGAAGCCTTTGACGATTGGCAAACAGATGATTCCAAAGTATGGGCTTTTTATAACCTGTTGCATGAAACACGGAATCGCGTTGAGTCGGTAAGCGTGAAGTTGGTGATTGCCTGGAGTCATTTACGTGATAAAGCTGTGGTGATCGGCTATCAAGTGGGTGCCAATGGCGAATGGCTGGCCGAAATAAATGCTACAGATGATGGCCGGGATGTCAGCATCAGTATTAACGAGATCAATCCCATTTTTATGCGCCAGTTCATGCAGGAAGATCTGAGCAATAATCTAGAATATTTTTTACGATTGGATGCGAATTCAATTGCATCCAGTGATTCTATAGCCCCCAAAATTGAAACTCACTATACGATATGGCCGCATATTATCGAGACGGTAACGGATGCGGGCATGGAAAAAACCGGCGAGGGTTTGCGCGAGTGGCTTTCCGGTTTTGATAGCGCGTTGCCTCGATTGGGTGAACTGTTGCATATCCCGGCACCCGATGTAATTGGTGCGGAGAATGTGTATATCGCCCGAGAGTTCACCGCTTTTATTTCGTCTCTGATTGTCGGACCGGGTTTGCTGGTACGCGATGAATTGCGCAAAATGCGCTATGTCGGACCCATTCGTCATGTGCCCGCACGCGATTTTGATGCCAGTCTGACTAAGGACGAAGCAGGATGGGCAGACGGTTTGGCTGGCTGGGAAGCTTTGCTGACTGGACAACAAAGCCTGATCGATGATGTCAGTCGCTGGATGGCGGACGAAGATAAGCTTAATACCGGTTATGCAATCGAGCGCCGCTGGGTGCGCGAAGTGCGCTCGGAGTGGTTGGATCTGGTTGGCTCTGAAGAATTGACCCCGCAGCGTAAATGGATGTTGAATAAAGCAATTGAAGCCTTGCTGACCAAGCCTCGCATCGGTTTGATCGATACTAAATCGGGTCTGGAGATGCAGTCACGAGATGTCGGAATCGGCATCTCGCAAGTGCTGCCAGTGGTGGTGGCTGCGTTGGAGCCTTCTGCAAGCCTGGTGACTATCGAGCAGCCGGAGCTTCATATTCACCCTTCGGTGCAAGTGGGTCTGGGTGACCTGCTAATTTATAGTGTACTCCGCCACGAAATGAGCTTTTTGATTGAAACGCACAGCGAGCATCTGATTCTACGCTTGCTGCGCCGGATTCGCGAAACATCGGAAGGAAATTTACCGCCGGGTTTTCCGTCTGTTACTCCAGAAATGATTGGGGTTTATTATGTGGGTCGCGGAGAAAATGGGGTTCAGATTAAATCCTTGCCCATTGATGAAGCAGGTGAATTTACGGAAAGCTGGCCTAAAGGATTTTTTGATGAACGAGCCGGAGAGCTGTTCTGA
- the coaBC gene encoding bifunctional phosphopantothenoylcysteine decarboxylase/phosphopantothenate--cysteine ligase CoaBC, with protein MEQIQTKRIVLGLTGGIAAYKGAELTRLLVNQGMQVQVAMTEAACHFITPITMQALSGKPVFTNQWGEHTANHMAHINLSRATDAIMIAPATADFIAKLAHGLADDLLSALCLARNCPLLVAPAMNRQMWESPATQRNIQQLIADGVTILGPTSGMQACGEEGMGRMQEPTELARALLAFFQPKLLSGVKVLLTAGPTYEAIDAVRGITNRSSGKMGYAIAQATLELGAEVTLISGPTALSSPNGVALVNVTSATEMFKVVQKHVPDADIFIGVAAVADYRVAQPTEQKIKKSTGGLTLELLPNPDILGYVAELPKPPFCVGFAAESHNLHEYAATKRKTKKIPLLAANLVQQAIGADDNELILFDDTGEHVLPRADKLTLARALLQHIAKLYRQGNKL; from the coding sequence ATGGAACAAATTCAAACAAAGCGTATTGTACTTGGCCTTACCGGGGGTATTGCCGCCTATAAAGGCGCCGAATTAACTCGCCTATTGGTCAATCAGGGCATGCAGGTACAGGTTGCGATGACTGAAGCTGCGTGTCATTTCATCACGCCGATCACCATGCAGGCGCTATCCGGCAAACCGGTATTCACCAATCAGTGGGGCGAGCACACTGCCAATCATATGGCACACATCAATCTAAGCCGTGCCACCGATGCCATCATGATCGCGCCGGCCACAGCTGATTTCATCGCCAAGCTGGCGCACGGCTTGGCCGATGACCTACTTTCGGCGTTATGTCTGGCCCGCAATTGTCCATTACTGGTCGCCCCTGCAATGAATCGACAAATGTGGGAAAGCCCAGCCACGCAACGCAATATCCAACAGCTCATTGCTGATGGTGTAACTATTTTAGGTCCTACCAGCGGTATGCAAGCATGTGGCGAAGAAGGAATGGGACGCATGCAAGAACCCACAGAGTTGGCACGCGCTTTGCTCGCCTTTTTTCAACCAAAATTATTATCCGGCGTGAAAGTTCTGCTGACTGCCGGGCCGACCTACGAAGCAATAGACGCAGTACGCGGCATTACCAATCGCAGTTCAGGCAAGATGGGCTATGCCATCGCGCAGGCTACGCTGGAATTGGGTGCAGAGGTGACATTGATTTCTGGTCCTACAGCTTTATCCAGCCCCAATGGTGTCGCGCTGGTGAATGTCACCAGCGCGACGGAAATGTTCAAGGTAGTCCAAAAACATGTCCCGGATGCCGATATTTTCATTGGCGTGGCAGCCGTAGCCGATTATCGCGTAGCACAACCGACCGAACAGAAAATCAAGAAGAGTACTGGCGGACTAACGCTGGAACTATTACCCAATCCAGATATTCTGGGATATGTTGCCGAACTTCCAAAGCCACCATTCTGTGTGGGTTTCGCAGCCGAAAGCCACAATCTACACGAATACGCTGCAACTAAGCGCAAAACCAAGAAAATCCCCCTACTCGCAGCCAATTTAGTGCAACAAGCAATTGGAGCAGATGACAACGAGCTGATTTTATTTGACGATACGGGCGAGCATGTATTACCGCGCGCGGATAAGCTCACACTGGCGCGAGCTTTGTTGCAACACATAGCCAAACTTTACCGGCAAGGAAATAAATTATGA
- the dut gene encoding dUTP diphosphatase, translated as MKKTVDVKILDPRLHEHPPAYATPGSAGIDLRACIDQSIVIQPGQCELIPSGIAIHLADPQCAAMILPRSGLGHKQGIVLGNLVGLIDSDYQGQIFISIWNRGQHPFTLMPLERIAQMVIVPILQMQLNIVTDFPLSQRGSDGFGSTGKN; from the coding sequence ATGAAAAAAACAGTAGATGTGAAAATTCTCGACCCACGCTTGCATGAGCACCCCCCTGCTTATGCCACGCCTGGATCCGCGGGAATAGATTTGCGCGCCTGTATTGACCAGAGCATAGTCATTCAGCCCGGTCAATGCGAACTTATCCCAAGCGGCATTGCAATTCACCTAGCCGATCCGCAGTGCGCCGCGATGATCTTGCCGCGCTCCGGGCTTGGACACAAACAGGGAATTGTACTGGGCAATTTAGTCGGATTAATCGATTCCGACTATCAAGGACAGATATTCATTTCTATCTGGAACCGTGGACAACACCCGTTCACTCTGATGCCTTTGGAACGCATAGCGCAAATGGTTATCGTGCCAATACTGCAAATGCAGCTCAATATCGTCACGGATTTTCCCTTGAGCCAGCGCGGAAGTGACGGTTTCGGCAGTACCGGCAAAAATTGA
- a CDS encoding class I SAM-dependent DNA methyltransferase, translating to MINNQVRSDIDRLWLDFATGGISNSLIIIEQISFLIFARLLDMEESQHERNALYAGESPHYFFRVDQQTLRWTNWSRMSDGEAMLKFVRDEVFPHLRILGGKKFTFGEYMKNVSLQISKASLLVLVIEEVEKLPLGNSDTQGDLYEYLLSKLTTAGIHGQFRTPRHIIKLMVGLVDPKPFEIIGDPACGTAGFLVAIMEYLRQSYSIPEFAEIFEGGSKSHVGNQLEDNHAHIQHGMFHGFDFDATMLRLAAMNLMLHGVKNPDLHYMDTLSKVFPEKFPAIADGEKGGLDVILSNPPFKCTLAEDVHPSLLKIVQTRKSELLFIVLVLRMLKSGGRSAIIVPDGVLFGSSKAHLAVREYLLDHNQLEGVISLPSGVFRSFAGLPTAILVFTKGGRSQDVFFYDAQADGLSHEEKCLENADNDLSDVLIQYRHWRNGESDFSDRTAKAFKVSAADIRAHNFELSINRYREIRHQEVKFEEPKVILARMQMLEVEIQRDMAELEAMLR from the coding sequence ATGATTAATAACCAAGTCAGAAGTGATATAGACCGACTTTGGCTGGATTTTGCTACGGGAGGAATTTCCAACTCGCTCATAATAATCGAACAGATATCCTTTCTGATATTTGCCCGCCTGTTGGATATGGAGGAATCACAACATGAGCGAAATGCCCTATACGCCGGCGAATCTCCGCATTATTTTTTTCGGGTTGACCAGCAAACACTGCGCTGGACAAACTGGAGCAGGATGAGTGATGGTGAGGCCATGCTTAAGTTCGTGCGCGACGAGGTTTTTCCCCATCTGCGCATTCTCGGCGGCAAAAAATTCACATTTGGTGAATACATGAAAAACGTCTCGCTCCAAATCTCAAAGGCTAGCTTGCTGGTCTTGGTGATAGAGGAGGTCGAAAAGTTGCCACTGGGCAATAGCGATACTCAGGGTGACTTATATGAGTATTTGCTGAGCAAGCTTACCACGGCAGGCATACATGGCCAGTTCCGCACGCCGCGCCACATTATTAAGCTCATGGTGGGTCTGGTGGATCCTAAACCATTTGAAATAATTGGTGACCCAGCTTGTGGTACGGCTGGTTTTTTGGTGGCAATAATGGAATATCTGCGACAGTCTTATTCTATACCGGAGTTCGCCGAAATATTCGAAGGTGGTAGCAAAAGCCACGTTGGTAACCAACTTGAAGATAATCATGCGCATATTCAGCACGGCATGTTTCACGGTTTTGATTTCGATGCCACTATGCTGCGCTTGGCTGCCATGAATCTGATGTTGCATGGAGTGAAAAATCCGGACCTTCACTATATGGATACGCTTTCAAAAGTATTCCCGGAAAAATTCCCGGCCATTGCCGATGGCGAAAAAGGTGGGCTGGATGTCATCCTCTCCAATCCGCCCTTTAAGTGCACGTTAGCGGAGGATGTGCATCCTTCGTTACTCAAAATTGTCCAAACCAGAAAATCCGAGTTGCTTTTTATCGTTCTTGTTCTGCGTATGCTCAAGAGTGGTGGCCGCTCCGCTATCATTGTGCCTGATGGGGTTCTATTTGGCTCAAGTAAAGCTCATTTGGCCGTACGTGAATATTTGCTTGATCATAACCAGCTGGAGGGTGTGATCTCGCTGCCATCCGGTGTATTCAGATCTTTTGCAGGGCTTCCTACCGCTATTTTGGTATTCACTAAGGGGGGACGTAGTCAGGATGTATTTTTTTATGATGCGCAAGCCGATGGACTTTCGCATGAAGAAAAATGTCTAGAAAATGCTGATAATGATCTGTCCGACGTATTGATCCAATATCGTCACTGGCGTAATGGCGAGAGCGATTTTTCTGATCGAACTGCAAAAGCTTTCAAGGTGTCCGCCGCGGACATTCGAGCGCATAATTTTGAACTGTCAATAAACCGTTACAGGGAAATCCGACATCAGGAAGTGAAGTTCGAGGAACCCAAGGTGATTCTGGCGCGGATGCAAATGCTTGAGGTCGAGATTCAACGCGACATGGCTGAGTTAGAGGCTATGCTTCGATGA
- a CDS encoding restriction endonuclease subunit S — MKFVRLGDVARIVCGGSLDRSNSSCWNGTIPWITAKDIRDARINDSLERITEFGLKESASNLLPVGSILVPASMTLENVVINDVPVAINKDLKAIIVESPDLDRNYIQQFLLSKANSLEISGNEWMKNGHATEILADIDIPLLPVEEQRRIALILDKADVICKKRRATLKLADNFLHSIFLDMFGDPVTNPKEWPTPPIAAQDRYSQIHNKMVFIKEKLANELVQSNFLFNSLAASVFTSSEAA; from the coding sequence ATGAAGTTTGTCAGATTGGGAGATGTGGCGCGAATCGTTTGCGGAGGGTCGCTTGACCGATCAAACTCTTCCTGCTGGAATGGCACAATTCCTTGGATTACTGCGAAGGATATTCGCGACGCACGCATCAATGATTCGTTGGAAAGAATTACAGAATTTGGCCTGAAAGAGTCAGCATCTAATTTATTGCCAGTCGGAAGCATACTTGTGCCAGCGAGCATGACTCTCGAAAATGTTGTCATTAACGATGTGCCGGTTGCTATCAATAAAGATTTAAAGGCAATTATTGTTGAATCCCCTGATCTTGACAGGAATTACATACAGCAATTTTTGCTCTCGAAGGCGAATAGTCTTGAGATTAGCGGCAACGAATGGATGAAAAACGGGCATGCAACCGAAATTCTGGCTGATATTGATATCCCGCTTCTGCCCGTGGAAGAGCAACGGCGTATCGCCTTAATTCTCGACAAAGCTGATGTTATCTGTAAAAAACGCCGTGCCACACTCAAACTGGCAGACAATTTTTTGCATTCTATTTTTTTGGATATGTTTGGCGATCCGGTGACAAATCCGAAAGAATGGCCAACCCCTCCAATTGCTGCTCAGGACCGTTACTCGCAAATTCATAATAAGATGGTTTTCATTAAGGAAAAGCTTGCAAATGAACTGGTTCAATCAAATTTTCTTTTCAACAGTCTTGCCGCATCTGTCTTCACATCGTCTGAGGCAGCCTGA
- the rmuC gene encoding DNA recombination protein RmuC, translating to MDLPIYSFVALSIGLLVGAGIIWLILRTRIAATELRAKTESQVEIARLNERLIASQEDAKRLVTELADLQKQAMLWRDQLDVAGDERAQLAERADRVPKLVVNLEEANQEISTLKQSIADIREKVGRVNSTIESQAEHIVQLQQERVTLVDRRDLLIRDINLSNMQVSELTMSLEAERKQSQEKLQLLIDAREQLSNQFKSLAGEILEDKSKRFTEQNQTNIGALLGPLKTQIHEFKAKVEDIHLKDTEQQATLKAELNQLKDLNRQITEEAHGLATALKGQSKMQGNWGEMVLENILDRSGLRPGKEYRREVSFNTETGKSRPDVIVYLPQVKHLVIDSKVSLNAYTRYVNAEGEIERQLALKEHVAAIASRIKELSDRNYFELPGLNSPEMVFMFIPIESAFVEALRADETLFQKAIEQNVLVATPTTLLTSLNIVRQLWRFEVQNANTVELAKRAVMVHKKLCTFVCSMEGVGNQLDKAKESYKIAMDQFTHGKGNLIQQVNEFKRLGVAVQGKFSEDLVAKAGLELEFLPELLPQENIPLE from the coding sequence ATGGATCTACCAATTTATAGTTTTGTTGCACTGTCAATTGGTTTATTAGTCGGCGCAGGGATTATTTGGTTGATTCTGCGTACCCGCATTGCTGCGACTGAATTGCGAGCAAAAACTGAAAGCCAGGTTGAAATTGCTAGGCTCAATGAGCGTCTGATCGCTTCACAGGAAGATGCAAAGCGTCTCGTTACTGAGCTTGCTGATCTGCAAAAGCAAGCCATGCTCTGGCGCGATCAGCTTGATGTAGCGGGAGATGAGCGTGCGCAATTGGCTGAACGAGCGGATCGTGTTCCTAAACTTGTGGTTAATCTTGAAGAGGCAAATCAAGAAATAAGCACACTTAAGCAATCCATCGCGGATATTCGTGAAAAAGTGGGTAGGGTTAACTCGACTATTGAGTCACAAGCTGAGCATATTGTGCAGCTTCAGCAGGAACGCGTTACGCTGGTAGATCGACGCGATTTACTGATTCGGGATATCAATCTTTCGAATATGCAGGTATCTGAGCTTACTATGAGCCTGGAAGCTGAGCGCAAGCAGTCACAAGAAAAATTGCAACTGTTGATTGATGCTCGCGAGCAGCTTTCAAATCAGTTCAAGTCCCTGGCCGGTGAAATTCTGGAAGATAAAAGTAAGCGTTTTACTGAACAGAATCAAACAAACATTGGTGCGCTGCTTGGGCCATTGAAGACTCAAATTCATGAGTTTAAAGCCAAGGTCGAAGATATTCACCTTAAGGATACGGAGCAGCAAGCAACGTTAAAGGCCGAGCTAAATCAGTTGAAAGATTTAAATCGGCAGATTACCGAGGAGGCTCATGGTTTGGCAACGGCACTTAAGGGCCAATCCAAGATGCAGGGAAACTGGGGGGAAATGGTATTGGAAAATATCCTGGATCGTTCAGGATTGAGGCCCGGTAAAGAGTATCGTCGCGAAGTTAGCTTCAACACCGAGACGGGCAAGAGCCGCCCAGACGTAATTGTTTATCTCCCACAAGTGAAACATCTTGTCATTGATTCCAAGGTATCCCTCAATGCCTATACTCGGTATGTTAATGCAGAAGGAGAAATTGAACGGCAATTAGCACTGAAAGAGCACGTTGCAGCTATTGCCAGCCGAATTAAGGAGCTGTCAGATCGCAACTATTTCGAGTTGCCTGGCCTGAACTCTCCTGAGATGGTTTTTATGTTTATTCCTATTGAATCTGCTTTTGTGGAAGCGCTGCGCGCAGACGAAACATTATTCCAAAAAGCGATTGAACAGAATGTACTGGTTGCGACGCCAACTACTTTGCTTACTAGCCTCAATATCGTGCGCCAACTTTGGAGATTTGAAGTACAAAATGCTAATACCGTGGAACTCGCGAAACGTGCAGTCATGGTACACAAAAAGCTTTGTACCTTCGTATGCTCTATGGAAGGAGTCGGCAATCAACTCGATAAGGCCAAGGAGTCATATAAAATAGCAATGGATCAATTTACTCATGGGAAAGGTAATCTGATTCAGCAAGTCAACGAGTTCAAAAGACTTGGCGTTGCAGTGCAAGGGAAATTCTCTGAGGATTTGGTGGCCAAGGCGGGGCTTGAATTAGAGTTCCTGCCCGAATTACTCCCACAAGAAAATATACCATTGGAATAA